In Arthrobacter sp. MN05-02, one genomic interval encodes:
- a CDS encoding N-acetyltransferase GCN5 encodes MWSAASWPVTLRTGPLVLRPIRHRDKAAWTALRRRNAPWLAPWEASNPDPNGFLPTYHQMVRSLTSQARAGTALPFLIIEHGPGSGDARLVGQLTVSGITWGSAMSATLGYWVDSERAGRGIAPTAVALATDYCFGDLGLHRMEINIRPENRASLRVVEKLHFRDEGLRPRYLHIAGQWADHRSFALTAEEVPRGLLTPWLEGRTPRQG; translated from the coding sequence GTGTGGTCGGCAGCCAGCTGGCCCGTGACCCTCAGGACCGGACCCCTGGTCCTGAGGCCCATCCGCCACCGGGACAAGGCAGCGTGGACGGCACTTCGCCGCCGCAACGCCCCGTGGCTGGCGCCCTGGGAAGCCTCGAATCCTGATCCGAACGGCTTCCTGCCCACCTACCATCAGATGGTGCGGTCGCTGACGTCCCAGGCCAGGGCCGGCACAGCCCTGCCGTTCCTGATTATCGAGCATGGGCCCGGTTCAGGCGATGCCCGGCTCGTGGGGCAACTGACGGTCTCGGGCATCACCTGGGGATCGGCGATGTCGGCCACGCTCGGGTACTGGGTCGATTCCGAGCGGGCCGGGCGCGGGATCGCGCCGACCGCCGTGGCGCTCGCGACCGACTACTGCTTCGGCGATCTCGGACTGCACCGGATGGAGATCAACATCCGCCCGGAGAACCGGGCCAGCCTGCGGGTGGTCGAGAAGCTGCACTTCCGGGATGAAGGCCTCCGTCCGCGCTACCTCCACATCGCGGGGCAGTGGGCGGACCACAGGAGCTTCGCCCTGACGGCGGAAGAGGTGCCGCGCGGGCTGCTGACACCGTGGCTCGAGGGCAGGACTCCCCGTCAGGGCTGA
- a CDS encoding 5-formyltetrahydrofolate cyclo-ligase, with protein sequence MTASARDTDKAGLRASLRASRAALQAPDREDQSDGLRRAVVQYLSDRSRPSGRPDGPRPTVAAYLGVDPEPATERLLGELHRLGFGVVVPVCEPAYRMSWVRWFPGVALQRSVRAPVEEPVGPRLAFDDLPDVLLILVPALGVDRTGNRIGQAGGYYDRFLADHPLDAPGAVPRLGMVYRTEVLPAGAVPSEPFDQPLGGAFTPDGLLRFGDRGRAV encoded by the coding sequence ATGACCGCCTCAGCTCGTGATACGGACAAGGCCGGCCTCCGCGCATCCCTCCGCGCCTCCCGGGCAGCCCTGCAGGCCCCGGATCGGGAGGACCAGTCGGACGGTCTGCGCCGGGCCGTGGTGCAGTACCTCTCCGACCGATCCCGGCCCTCAGGGCGCCCCGACGGCCCCCGGCCGACGGTCGCCGCCTACCTCGGCGTCGACCCGGAACCGGCTACGGAACGGCTCCTCGGAGAACTGCACCGCCTCGGTTTCGGCGTCGTCGTGCCCGTCTGCGAGCCTGCCTACCGCATGTCCTGGGTCCGTTGGTTCCCCGGCGTCGCGCTGCAGCGATCCGTACGCGCTCCCGTCGAGGAGCCCGTCGGTCCGAGGCTTGCGTTCGACGACCTGCCGGACGTGCTGCTCATCCTCGTACCCGCCCTCGGCGTGGACCGGACGGGCAACCGGATCGGTCAGGCCGGGGGCTACTACGACCGGTTCCTGGCCGACCATCCTCTGGACGCACCGGGAGCGGTCCCGCGGCTGGGCATGGTGTACCGGACCGAGGTCCTTCCCGCCGGGGCCGTCCCCTCCGAGCCCTTCGACCAGCCGCTGGGGGGCGCCTTCACGCCGGACGGGCTGCTGCGCTTCGGGGACAGAGGCCGCGCAGTGTAG
- a CDS encoding hypothetical protein (possible pseudo due to internal stop codon/frameshift), with protein sequence MPEQDQQDVPGMPVGGPQEDQQDGQQDGRQDQQSASSADEPADKPSADEPADKPSADESADKPSAGEPADRPAADEASAQELLVPWLEGLGPQASGDTLLHFRPSAGTSIDLTDAHPSGLAQLLAGRRTRLSTLLRDPVQYSAAKAAARALRAKIFELGTERGIDVGYLAAGTASWRSVDDAGRSESLNAPVLLTAVSLTVHPSQDDYELQITEQARMNPALVRHLRHHQGLQVDPVGIARLAYGTARFDPQPVLERMRALSEGVRGMSVEHRILVATFADLAGVTGDPALRNDHPVLAALLGAATGDGDTASELAAAADGLSFPPADERDPADELLVLDADRAQQDVLDLVAAGVSIAVATPPGTGQTQTALNVAARSAAAGRRVVIAAERRGTLNEFVQDLDGLNLGSLVLQVGSQTGPGQLREAVIRALVRNEKAVEPELGTLHTTLTGHRHQLMEHVRSLHDIRSRWGCSPYQAMQSLAGLTALDPAPSTTVRLKRSVLDSIADRKELTARLQRAAELGSFSKASTESPWYGAQLLNRKETEHAHALAEQLATGIPDLRGKVQRVAEHSHITLGASFREWGEQLELLVAVRGSLDKFTPDIFDRPVTDLISATAPSSWRKERDIEMSSMTRSRLRRVAKEYIRPGVHISDLHTSLLEVQQQRTLWTRYALTERHPQVPTGLAEIHSSYRAVEERLAELTAILRATSGRPDLAALDLDSLESLLRDLAGDRDTLETLPERTLLLDEMREQGLADLLTDLAAREIPAERVGSELELAWWQSALEAMISGDDYLAMSDGDSLRRLEAEYRLADNAHIASGPARIRWALAERWRAAVEDHPEDAGRLRQELKDGNLTLEVFAGLHQDLVAALLPVWAVSPLTIRGAVPDGYSFDTAVILDGESMSLQSAVPCIARAAQVVVFGDDRLAGPTRFSIEVQSADRASTLEPLPSAFDSLRDVLPVRRLTEIYRGVDRGLDTYLSESFYGGKLSRLPQASEVTGEGRGLVVEYLPNGTGMPSSEHDGVESVAVEVNRVVEPVFEHIRRRPSSSLAVVTASARHAARVGEAIRLQMAEFPWAADFFVPGRESFRVVPVERAGGLVRDDIIFSLGYGRTPHGRTLHSFGPLSGPDGRRNFVMAMTRARHLQHVLTCFEPSDLDPDRLTTGALDFFELLQRELGGGPGRAPAASGGNEDPLVADLVDRLRYRGAEVWDHYAGVLDIVAVRPADLRPDGSAAAAAVQDERPAPLAIESDGTGRYGAMTVRERSRLRPQVLERMGWRYMPLWTIEVFTDPDGCAERAAALIGLPPRNNPDQPRTRKDAARMQEDEQHPGRGADVGREPGTGDDASPAVPTTAAEDDPRSWGDTEDDHDEWLKEQRPPHWG encoded by the coding sequence GTGCCGGAGCAGGACCAGCAGGATGTGCCGGGAATGCCCGTCGGCGGACCGCAGGAGGATCAGCAGGACGGTCAGCAGGACGGCCGGCAGGATCAGCAGTCGGCGTCGTCCGCCGACGAGCCCGCCGACAAGCCGTCCGCCGACGAGCCCGCCGACAAGCCGTCCGCCGACGAATCCGCCGACAAGCCGTCGGCCGGCGAACCCGCCGACAGGCCGGCCGCCGACGAGGCGTCCGCCCAGGAGCTCCTCGTGCCCTGGCTCGAGGGTCTCGGACCGCAGGCCAGCGGCGACACCCTGCTCCACTTCCGGCCCTCGGCCGGCACGAGCATCGATCTGACGGACGCCCACCCGTCCGGACTGGCCCAGCTCCTCGCCGGGCGGCGCACGCGCCTGTCGACCCTGCTGCGCGATCCCGTGCAGTACAGTGCCGCCAAGGCCGCTGCCCGCGCCCTGCGCGCGAAGATCTTCGAGCTCGGGACCGAGCGGGGGATCGATGTGGGCTACCTCGCTGCGGGAACCGCGTCGTGGCGTTCGGTGGACGATGCGGGACGCTCCGAGTCCCTGAACGCGCCCGTGCTCCTGACCGCGGTGTCCCTCACGGTCCATCCCTCGCAGGACGACTACGAGCTGCAGATCACGGAGCAGGCCCGGATGAACCCGGCGCTCGTGCGCCACCTGCGTCATCACCAGGGCCTCCAGGTGGATCCGGTCGGCATCGCCCGGCTGGCCTATGGCACGGCGCGCTTCGACCCCCAACCCGTCCTCGAGCGGATGCGTGCGTTGAGCGAGGGCGTCCGCGGGATGTCCGTCGAGCACCGGATCCTGGTCGCGACGTTCGCGGACCTCGCCGGTGTGACCGGTGATCCGGCCCTGCGCAACGACCACCCGGTCCTCGCCGCGCTGCTGGGGGCCGCCACGGGCGACGGGGACACGGCCTCGGAGCTCGCCGCCGCGGCGGACGGGCTGTCCTTCCCTCCCGCCGACGAGCGGGACCCCGCCGACGAGCTCCTGGTCCTCGACGCCGACCGTGCCCAGCAGGATGTGCTCGACCTCGTAGCGGCAGGTGTCAGCATCGCCGTCGCCACTCCTCCCGGAACGGGCCAGACCCAGACCGCGCTGAACGTCGCGGCACGGTCGGCGGCCGCCGGCAGGCGTGTGGTCATCGCAGCGGAACGCCGTGGCACCCTGAACGAGTTCGTGCAGGACCTCGACGGCCTGAATCTCGGGTCCCTCGTGCTCCAGGTGGGCAGCCAGACCGGGCCGGGGCAGCTGCGCGAAGCCGTCATCCGCGCGCTGGTCCGCAACGAGAAGGCCGTCGAGCCGGAGCTCGGGACCCTCCACACCACCCTGACCGGTCACCGTCACCAGCTGATGGAACACGTCCGGAGTCTCCACGACATCCGCAGCCGGTGGGGATGCTCGCCCTACCAGGCCATGCAGTCCCTCGCGGGACTCACGGCGCTCGATCCCGCGCCGTCGACCACCGTGCGGCTCAAGCGGAGCGTCCTCGACTCGATCGCCGACCGCAAGGAACTGACGGCGCGTCTCCAGCGGGCGGCCGAGCTGGGCAGTTTCAGCAAGGCGTCGACCGAGAGCCCCTGGTACGGGGCGCAGCTGCTGAACCGCAAGGAGACCGAGCACGCCCATGCGCTGGCCGAGCAGCTCGCCACCGGAATCCCCGATCTCCGCGGCAAGGTGCAGCGTGTCGCGGAACATTCGCACATCACGCTCGGCGCGAGCTTCAGGGAATGGGGCGAGCAGCTCGAACTCCTCGTCGCCGTCCGGGGGAGCCTCGACAAGTTCACGCCCGACATCTTCGACCGTCCGGTGACCGACCTCATCTCCGCAACGGCGCCGTCGTCGTGGCGCAAGGAGCGCGACATCGAGATGAGCTCGATGACGCGGTCCCGGCTCCGGCGCGTGGCCAAGGAGTACATCCGGCCCGGCGTCCACATCTCGGACCTGCACACCTCCCTCCTCGAGGTGCAGCAGCAGCGCACGCTCTGGACCCGGTACGCGCTGACCGAACGGCACCCGCAGGTGCCGACGGGGCTCGCGGAGATCCACTCCTCCTACCGGGCGGTGGAGGAGCGGTTGGCGGAGCTGACCGCGATCCTGCGGGCGACCTCCGGCCGCCCCGACCTCGCGGCGCTCGATCTGGACAGCCTCGAATCGCTCCTCCGTGACCTCGCCGGTGACAGGGACACCCTGGAGACGCTGCCGGAGCGCACCCTGCTGCTCGACGAGATGCGCGAGCAGGGACTGGCCGACCTGCTCACCGACCTCGCCGCACGGGAGATCCCCGCCGAACGCGTGGGCTCGGAACTGGAACTCGCCTGGTGGCAGTCCGCCCTCGAAGCGATGATCAGCGGGGACGACTACCTCGCGATGTCCGACGGCGACAGCCTGCGCAGGCTGGAGGCCGAGTACCGTCTCGCCGACAACGCCCACATCGCCTCCGGGCCCGCCCGGATCCGCTGGGCCCTCGCCGAACGCTGGCGCGCCGCCGTGGAGGACCATCCGGAGGATGCCGGACGCCTGCGGCAGGAGCTCAAGGACGGCAACCTGACCCTCGAGGTCTTCGCCGGTCTCCACCAGGACCTGGTCGCGGCGCTCCTGCCCGTCTGGGCGGTCAGCCCGCTGACGATCAGGGGTGCGGTGCCCGACGGCTATTCCTTCGATACCGCCGTCATCCTCGACGGCGAGTCGATGTCCCTGCAGAGCGCAGTACCCTGCATCGCGCGAGCGGCGCAGGTCGTGGTCTTCGGTGACGACCGCCTCGCAGGGCCCACACGCTTCAGCATCGAGGTACAGTCCGCCGACCGCGCGTCGACCCTCGAGCCGCTGCCGAGCGCGTTCGACTCCCTCCGCGACGTGCTGCCCGTGCGCCGGCTCACCGAGATCTACCGCGGCGTGGATCGCGGCCTCGACACGTACCTCAGCGAATCCTTCTACGGCGGCAAGCTGTCGCGGCTGCCCCAGGCCTCCGAGGTGACGGGGGAGGGCCGCGGACTGGTGGTCGAGTACCTGCCCAACGGAACAGGGATGCCGAGTTCCGAGCACGACGGCGTGGAGAGTGTCGCCGTCGAGGTGAACCGTGTCGTGGAACCCGTCTTCGAGCACATCCGCCGCCGTCCGAGCTCCTCGCTGGCCGTCGTGACGGCCAGCGCACGGCATGCTGCCCGGGTGGGGGAGGCGATCCGCCTGCAGATGGCGGAGTTCCCCTGGGCCGCGGACTTCTTCGTCCCCGGACGGGAGTCCTTCCGCGTGGTCCCCGTCGAACGTGCCGGCGGGCTCGTGCGTGATGACATCATCTTCTCCCTCGGCTACGGCCGCACGCCCCACGGACGGACCCTGCATTCGTTCGGCCCGCTGTCCGGGCCGGACGGCCGCCGGAACTTCGTCATGGCGATGACCCGGGCACGGCACCTGCAGCACGTGCTGACCTGCTTCGAACCGTCCGACCTGGATCCGGACCGGCTCACCACGGGCGCGCTGGACTTCTTCGAACTGCTCCAGCGTGAACTCGGTGGTGGTCCGGGCCGCGCCCCTGCAGCATCGGGCGGCAACGAGGACCCCCTGGTGGCCGACCTCGTGGACCGGCTGCGGTACCGGGGCGCCGAGGTGTGGGACCACTACGCCGGTGTCCTGGACATCGTCGCGGTGCGGCCCGCGGATCTCCGCCCGGACGGCAGCGCCGCCGCCGCCGCGGTGCAGGACGAGCGTCCCGCTCCGCTGGCCATCGAGTCCGACGGCACCGGCCGGTACGGGGCGATGACAGTGCGGGAGCGGAGCAGGCTGCGACCCCAGGTCCTCGAGCGCATGGGCTGGCGGTACATGCCGTTGTGGACCATCGAGGTCTTCACCGACCCGGACGGCTGCGCGGAGCGGGCCGCGGCCCTGATCGGGCTTCCCCCGCGGAACAACCCCGACCAGCCGAGGACGCGAAAGGACGCCGCCAGGATGCAGGAGGACGAGCAGCACCCGGGCCGCGGGGCCGATGTGGGCCGTGAGCCCGGCACGGGGGACGACGCGTCCCCGGCGGTCCCGACGACAGCCGCCGAGGACGACCCGCGTTCGTGGGGCGACACCGAGGACGATCACGACGAGTGGCTCAAGGAGCAGCGTCCGCCGCATTGGGGCTGA
- a CDS encoding UTP--glucose-1-phosphate uridylyltransferase yields MLMTLQSRVTKAVIPAAGLGTRFLPATKAMPKEMLPVVDKPAIQYVVQEAVDAGLSDVLMITGRNKRALEDHFDRVPFIEQTLEAKGDHDKLAAVRRPSELGDIHYLRQGDPKGLGHAVLRAKLHVNNEPFAVLLGDDLIDERDALLETMIEVQARTGGSVIALIEVDPEQISAYGCADITAIDGENHVRVNQLVEKPSVADAPSNLAVIGRYVLHPRVFEVLETTKPGRGDEIQLTDALQTLAAADGEGSGVYGVVFRGRRYDTGDKLSYLKAVVTLASEREDLGPDLRAWIKDFSKELSD; encoded by the coding sequence GTGCTCATGACTCTGCAATCACGTGTGACGAAGGCCGTTATTCCTGCGGCCGGTCTGGGGACCCGCTTTCTTCCAGCCACCAAGGCCATGCCGAAGGAAATGCTTCCCGTCGTGGACAAGCCCGCCATCCAGTACGTCGTCCAGGAGGCCGTCGACGCCGGACTGTCCGACGTCCTGATGATCACCGGGCGTAATAAAAGGGCCCTCGAGGACCACTTCGACCGCGTGCCGTTCATCGAGCAGACGCTCGAGGCCAAGGGCGACCACGACAAGCTGGCAGCCGTGCGCCGCCCCTCCGAACTCGGCGACATCCACTACCTCCGCCAGGGCGACCCGAAGGGCCTCGGACACGCCGTCCTCCGCGCCAAGCTGCACGTCAACAACGAGCCGTTCGCCGTCCTGCTCGGTGACGACCTGATCGACGAGCGCGATGCGCTGCTCGAGACCATGATCGAGGTCCAGGCCCGGACCGGCGGGTCCGTGATCGCCCTCATCGAGGTGGACCCCGAGCAGATCAGTGCTTACGGCTGCGCCGACATCACGGCGATCGACGGCGAGAACCACGTGCGCGTGAACCAGCTCGTCGAGAAGCCGTCCGTCGCGGATGCGCCGTCGAACCTCGCCGTGATCGGACGCTACGTCCTCCACCCGCGGGTGTTCGAGGTCCTGGAGACCACGAAGCCCGGCCGCGGCGACGAGATCCAGCTGACCGACGCACTGCAGACCCTCGCAGCAGCCGACGGGGAAGGCTCGGGCGTGTACGGCGTAGTCTTCCGCGGCCGCCGGTACGACACCGGCGACAAGCTGAGCTACCTGAAGGCCGTCGTGACCCTGGCGTCGGAGCGCGAAGACCTCGGCCCGGACCTCCGTGCGTGGATCAAGGACTTCAGCAAAGAGCTCTCGGACTAG